In Zobellia roscoffensis, the following are encoded in one genomic region:
- a CDS encoding rhodanese-like domain-containing protein — translation MNLSQEDWEEQLEKDDNALILDVRTPEEVEEGYIPNSTNIDFYLGQDFLNEIEKLDKSKNYYVYCRSGNRSGQACAIMNSVGFENTYNLEGGFMNWDGAVEGE, via the coding sequence ATGAATTTATCACAAGAAGATTGGGAAGAGCAACTAGAAAAAGATGATAATGCGCTGATTCTGGATGTTAGGACTCCAGAAGAAGTAGAGGAGGGATATATTCCTAATTCTACAAATATAGATTTTTACCTTGGACAAGATTTCTTGAACGAGATAGAGAAGCTTGATAAAAGCAAGAATTATTATGTGTATTGCCGTAGCGGTAACCGCAGTGGTCAGGCCTGTGCCATTATGAACAGTGTAGGTTTTGAGAATACGTACAACCTTGAAGGTGGTTTCATGAATTGGGACGGAGCTGTAGAAGGGGAGTAG
- a CDS encoding YceI family protein yields the protein MKKGVFSLALAMVFGVATATEPVAEEKKEVKTETSSITWKAYKVTGSHYGNVNLKSGTLVFEGDKLTGGEFEADMTTLVATDVEGESKGKLEGHLKSDDFFGTEKHTAAKLVFTKVEATGKNSYEVTGDLTIKDITKPVTFDVSVYGSKATATVKVDRTAYDIKYGSGSFFDNLGDKAIYDEFDLVVDLEF from the coding sequence ATGAAAAAAGGAGTATTTAGTTTAGCACTTGCCATGGTATTTGGCGTAGCAACAGCAACTGAACCAGTAGCTGAAGAGAAAAAAGAAGTAAAAACAGAAACAAGTAGTATTACCTGGAAGGCTTATAAAGTAACTGGATCTCATTACGGAAATGTCAACTTAAAATCAGGTACTTTAGTTTTTGAAGGTGATAAATTAACAGGGGGAGAGTTTGAAGCCGACATGACTACGTTGGTAGCAACTGACGTTGAGGGAGAATCTAAAGGAAAATTAGAAGGCCATTTAAAATCTGACGATTTCTTTGGTACCGAAAAGCACACTGCCGCTAAATTGGTTTTTACTAAAGTTGAGGCTACTGGTAAAAATTCTTATGAAGTAACGGGTGACCTTACCATTAAAGATATTACCAAACCTGTAACTTTTGACGTATCTGTGTATGGTAGCAAAGCTACTGCTACAGTAAAAGTAGATAGAACAGCTTATGACATTAAATATGGTTCCGGTAGTTTCTTTGACAATTTAGGCGATAAAGCCATTTATGACGAGTTTGACCTAGTGGTCGACCTAGAATTCTAA
- the trpD gene encoding anthranilate phosphoribosyltransferase — protein sequence MKEILNKLINHDILEKQEAKQVLVNIAKGDYNTSQIAAFLTVYMMRSIAIEELEGFRDALLELCLAVDLSDYNPIDLCGTGGDGKDTFNISTLASFITAGAGVHVTKHGNYGVSSKCGSSNVMEFLGIKFSNEADFLKKSIDEAGICVLHAPLFHPAMKNVGPIRRELAVKTFFNMLGPMVNPAFPKNQMVGVFNLELARMYGYLYQNTDKKFTVLHALDGYDEISLTGNTKTISNTSESMLKPEDFGVQKIKQSQIVGGDSIEDSAQIFMNVLQGRGTEAQNNVVCANAGIAIATVKNLSPKEGFEKAKESLLAGKGLNALRKLQELSKN from the coding sequence ATGAAAGAAATCTTAAATAAACTCATTAATCACGATATTCTTGAGAAGCAGGAAGCAAAACAAGTGTTGGTAAATATTGCCAAAGGAGATTACAATACAAGCCAGATTGCAGCCTTCTTAACTGTTTATATGATGCGTAGTATCGCCATAGAAGAGCTGGAAGGTTTCAGAGATGCCCTTTTAGAATTGTGTTTGGCCGTAGACCTTTCCGACTACAACCCAATTGATTTATGTGGAACCGGTGGTGACGGAAAAGACACTTTTAACATCTCTACCTTGGCTTCATTTATTACCGCAGGTGCGGGAGTGCACGTAACCAAACATGGTAATTATGGGGTTTCTTCAAAATGTGGAAGTAGTAATGTAATGGAGTTCTTGGGAATCAAATTCAGTAACGAAGCTGACTTCCTAAAGAAATCTATTGATGAAGCTGGAATTTGCGTTTTGCACGCTCCTTTATTTCACCCAGCCATGAAAAATGTAGGCCCTATTCGGAGGGAATTAGCGGTGAAGACCTTTTTCAACATGTTGGGGCCAATGGTAAACCCCGCTTTCCCAAAGAACCAAATGGTAGGTGTTTTTAATTTGGAACTTGCTAGAATGTATGGGTACCTATATCAAAATACCGATAAGAAATTTACTGTTCTTCACGCTTTAGATGGTTATGACGAAATATCATTGACCGGAAATACAAAAACCATTTCCAACACTAGCGAAAGCATGTTAAAGCCCGAAGATTTTGGAGTTCAAAAAATAAAGCAATCTCAAATTGTTGGGGGCGATTCCATTGAAGATTCTGCTCAGATATTTATGAATGTTTTGCAAGGTCGTGGTACAGAAGCTCAGAATAATGTGGTTTGCGCTAATGCAGGAATTGCTATTGCAACGGTTAAAAATTTGAGTCCAAAAGAAGGTTTTGAAAAAGCTAAAGAATCATTATTGGCAGGTAAAGGGCTAAATGCGTTGAGAAAGTTGCAAGAGTTAAGTAAAAATTAA
- a CDS encoding anthranilate synthase component I family protein has product MKYKLKSFHKKILADTITPVSVYLKIRDRFPNSILLESSDYHANDNSFSYICCNPIASIKIENETIIERFPDQTSQETEINEGTDVVKVLHDFSKKFEADESDFKFINNGIFGYMAYDAVRYYEDVEISKKDNSITIPDIYYAVYQNIIAIDHHKNEAYIFAHCYNTDENTSEIAHILNVRTFASYNFSLDGDATSNLEDEEYREHVRLAKKHCQRGDVFQLVLSRRFSQGFKGDEFNVYRALRSINPSPYLFYFDYGDFKIFGSSPEAQLIVKEGKAEIHPIAGTFKRTGNDEQDAILAKQLKEDDKENSEHVMLVDLARNDLSRNGSLVEVTNYREVQFFSHVIHLVSKVVGQKKKDTPTMKVVADTFPAGTLSGAPKHMAMQLIEKYEKTSRGYYGGAIGFMDFDGNFNHAIMIRTFLSKNHQLNYQAGAGLVAASNPEDELQETYNKLGALTKALKIAETI; this is encoded by the coding sequence ATGAAGTACAAATTAAAATCATTCCACAAAAAAATCCTGGCCGATACCATTACGCCGGTAAGCGTTTATCTAAAAATTAGAGACCGCTTCCCCAATAGTATCTTGCTTGAAAGTAGCGACTATCACGCTAACGACAATAGTTTTTCGTATATCTGTTGCAACCCTATTGCATCAATAAAAATAGAGAATGAAACCATTATTGAGCGTTTTCCTGATCAGACTTCGCAAGAAACGGAAATAAACGAAGGTACAGACGTTGTAAAAGTCTTGCATGACTTCAGTAAAAAGTTTGAAGCCGACGAAAGCGATTTCAAATTCATCAACAACGGTATTTTTGGTTACATGGCCTATGATGCCGTTCGTTATTATGAAGATGTGGAAATCAGTAAAAAAGACAACTCAATCACTATACCTGATATTTACTATGCAGTCTACCAAAACATCATTGCGATAGACCATCATAAGAATGAAGCCTATATTTTTGCGCATTGTTATAACACTGATGAAAACACATCTGAAATAGCACATATCTTGAATGTACGCACATTTGCTTCATATAATTTCTCTTTGGATGGAGACGCTACTTCCAATCTGGAAGATGAAGAGTATAGAGAACACGTTCGATTAGCTAAAAAACACTGTCAACGTGGTGATGTTTTTCAGCTGGTTTTATCTCGTAGATTTTCTCAAGGATTCAAAGGAGATGAATTCAATGTTTACCGAGCACTTCGTTCTATAAACCCTTCACCTTACTTATTTTATTTTGATTATGGCGATTTTAAGATTTTTGGAAGTTCTCCGGAAGCTCAACTTATCGTTAAAGAAGGTAAAGCAGAAATTCACCCTATCGCCGGAACCTTTAAACGTACCGGAAACGATGAACAAGATGCCATTCTTGCCAAACAACTTAAAGAAGACGACAAGGAAAATAGCGAACATGTAATGTTGGTAGATTTAGCTCGTAACGATTTAAGCCGAAACGGTAGTTTGGTAGAGGTAACCAATTATAGAGAAGTACAGTTCTTTTCCCACGTTATTCATCTGGTATCAAAAGTTGTAGGGCAAAAGAAAAAAGATACGCCTACCATGAAAGTAGTTGCGGACACTTTTCCAGCAGGAACGTTAAGCGGCGCACCAAAACATATGGCCATGCAGCTTATTGAGAAGTATGAAAAAACCAGTAGAGGATACTACGGTGGCGCCATCGGCTTTATGGATTTTGACGGTAATTTCAACCATGCCATTATGATCCGTACGTTCTTGAGCAAAAACCACCAGTTAAATTACCAAGCGGGCGCAGGTCTTGTTGCCGCATCAAACCCCGAAGACGAATTGCAAGAAACCTATAACAAATTGGGCGCACTGACCAAAGCTTTGAAAATTGCTGAAACCATATAA
- a CDS encoding anthranilate synthase component II produces MKKILVIDNYDSFTYNLVHYLEDLDCQVIVKRNDQLTLEEVDAFDKIVLSPGPGIPDEAGLLKEIIAKYAPTKSIFGVCLGQQAIGEVFGGSIINLDEVYHGIATEITITKDDPNFEGLPKKINVGRYHSWVVDPNLPESLEATSVDENGQIMSLRHKVYDVSAVQFHPESVLTPEGKKILSNWLKN; encoded by the coding sequence ATGAAGAAGATTTTAGTAATAGACAACTACGATAGTTTTACCTATAACTTGGTTCATTATTTAGAGGACTTAGATTGTCAGGTTATAGTAAAACGTAACGACCAATTGACTTTGGAAGAAGTTGATGCTTTTGATAAAATAGTGCTTTCACCTGGACCAGGAATTCCGGACGAAGCAGGACTTTTAAAGGAAATTATTGCCAAATATGCACCTACCAAGAGTATTTTTGGGGTGTGCTTGGGCCAACAGGCCATAGGTGAAGTTTTTGGTGGTTCAATAATTAATTTAGACGAAGTATACCACGGTATCGCTACTGAAATAACGATTACCAAAGACGACCCTAATTTTGAAGGCCTTCCCAAAAAGATAAATGTGGGACGCTACCATTCATGGGTAGTGGACCCAAATTTACCGGAAAGCCTAGAAGCTACCTCAGTTGATGAAAACGGTCAAATTATGTCGCTTCGCCATAAGGTCTATGATGTTTCCGCAGTGCAATTCCACCCTGAGTCGGTTTTGACTCCTGAAGGTAAAAAGATTCTTTCTAACTGGTTGAAAAACTAA
- a CDS encoding MarR family winged helix-turn-helix transcriptional regulator, whose product MNVEDILKTDKEIPLKSRTLIHFLLVNNRVNEALNTALKPHGVSLQQFNVLRILRGQNEKPASLATLNERMVTKMSNTTRLVDKLLLKEYVERRVCPSNRRKVEIRITKEGLSILKKMDISMSEAEDRLLQNLSDQEMEQLNVLFNKFE is encoded by the coding sequence ATGAATGTTGAAGATATTTTAAAGACCGATAAAGAGATTCCTTTAAAAAGCCGAACGCTAATTCACTTTTTATTGGTGAACAATAGGGTAAACGAAGCCTTAAATACTGCTTTAAAACCTCATGGCGTATCCTTACAACAGTTTAATGTGCTACGCATATTAAGAGGACAGAACGAAAAACCAGCAAGTTTAGCAACGCTTAACGAACGAATGGTAACCAAAATGAGCAATACTACCCGTTTGGTAGATAAACTATTATTAAAAGAATATGTAGAAAGAAGGGTTTGCCCTTCGAACCGGCGGAAGGTAGAAATACGTATAACAAAAGAGGGACTATCTATTTTGAAAAAAATGGATATCTCTATGTCCGAAGCCGAAGATAGATTGCTTCAAAATCTATCTGATCAAGAAATGGAACAACTGAACGTGTTGTTCAATAAATTTGAATAA